One part of the Patescibacteria group bacterium genome encodes these proteins:
- a CDS encoding beta-propeller domain-containing protein, whose protein sequence is MFKKNWPLAGLLFFLLIILSACSWNPFKKAAPVSNEPANQVENPVDNNPGEDQSFTVKKFNNLDDLKKFLSANPGGAGASLMYGRGAEMMVKTMAPTNAVATDVALSSAPVAGSDYSTTNIQVAGVDEGDIIKSDGNYLYALVYNDLYIIKAQPASEAQVISKITFKSRPQDLYVTGDRLVVFGADDQIYTAKIYDSFRRRNPYAFLKVFDLKDRKNPALVRDLEFEGSYVSSRLIGDYLYFITDNYSYYDAGEPLLPRVLDKGQVIPEKCDISGNRCYSPDVYYFNIPYDSYNFTSVTAVNINDNNEAISGQTYLLNGTQNIYVSNNNIYITYTKYLDEYGLQQDVKRELIYDRLSQEDKDRVAKIEATENFILNAAEKKSKVAQIIDVFINSLGTEEAKTFDDNWQTRMKQKYIDLARQLEQTFIYKIAVSGNKLEYKAMGQVNGQVLNQFSMDENKGYFRLATTKNRSWSNFQSEEQQQSYSNVYVLDENLKVVSGLENLGTTERIYAARFMGDRAYVVTFRQTDPIYVIDLSKPEDPKILAALKIPGFSSYIHPYDENGNKIIGLGRETEEDASGNVKIKGVKLSLFDFTDLTKPKESSSYIIGNQFSDSIALSDHKAFLFSKSKNLLSIPISLREELAGAPSKLNFSGALVFNINNDKFELKGRIDHSDGGQYNQSDYWGGFNYYDNSVKRALYINNDLYTFSNKFIMVNSLVAATGTEPLPLVKKIELSSSPGPAVPMPLSTPAAGGISGSAAVSN, encoded by the coding sequence ATGTTCAAAAAAAATTGGCCTTTGGCCGGACTACTATTTTTCCTCTTGATTATTTTAAGCGCTTGCTCTTGGAACCCTTTTAAGAAAGCTGCGCCCGTCAGTAATGAACCGGCTAATCAGGTGGAAAATCCGGTTGATAACAACCCGGGCGAAGACCAGTCTTTTACGGTTAAAAAATTCAACAACCTCGACGACTTGAAAAAATTTCTGAGCGCTAACCCCGGAGGTGCCGGTGCGTCTTTGATGTACGGCCGAGGAGCCGAGATGATGGTCAAGACCATGGCTCCGACTAACGCCGTCGCGACCGATGTTGCTCTTTCCAGCGCTCCCGTAGCCGGCTCGGATTATTCCACTACTAATATTCAGGTGGCCGGAGTAGATGAAGGCGACATTATCAAAAGTGACGGCAATTATCTTTACGCTTTAGTCTATAACGACCTTTATATCATTAAAGCACAGCCAGCCAGTGAAGCGCAGGTGATTAGCAAGATAACTTTCAAGTCTCGTCCCCAGGACCTCTATGTTACTGGCGACCGTTTAGTGGTTTTCGGGGCTGATGATCAGATATATACTGCCAAAATCTATGATAGTTTCCGTCGTCGTAATCCCTATGCCTTCTTAAAAGTGTTTGACTTAAAAGACAGGAAAAACCCGGCTTTGGTCAGGGACCTGGAATTTGAAGGATCTTATGTGAGCTCCCGCTTGATTGGCGACTATTTGTATTTCATTACTGATAATTATTCTTATTATGATGCCGGCGAACCCCTCTTGCCGAGAGTTTTGGATAAGGGGCAGGTAATTCCGGAAAAATGCGACATTAGTGGTAATCGTTGCTATTCCCCGGATGTCTATTATTTTAATATCCCTTACGATTCTTATAATTTTACTTCCGTAACCGCCGTTAACATTAATGACAATAACGAAGCAATCAGCGGCCAGACCTATCTTCTTAATGGGACGCAGAATATTTATGTTTCCAATAATAATATCTATATCACCTATACGAAGTATCTGGATGAATATGGCTTACAGCAAGATGTGAAACGGGAACTTATTTATGACCGTCTTAGTCAGGAGGATAAGGATCGGGTCGCTAAAATCGAAGCCACCGAGAATTTTATCCTTAACGCCGCTGAAAAAAAGTCAAAGGTCGCCCAGATTATTGATGTGTTTATCAACTCTTTAGGCACGGAAGAAGCTAAGACCTTCGATGATAACTGGCAGACTAGGATGAAACAAAAATATATCGACTTGGCCCGCCAATTAGAACAGACTTTCATCTACAAGATTGCTGTTAGCGGTAACAAGCTGGAATATAAAGCTATGGGTCAGGTCAATGGCCAGGTTTTAAACCAATTTTCCATGGACGAGAATAAAGGCTATTTCCGCTTAGCCACCACCAAGAACCGCAGCTGGTCAAATTTTCAAAGCGAAGAGCAGCAGCAATCATATAGCAATGTCTATGTATTGGATGAGAATCTGAAAGTGGTTAGCGGTCTAGAAAACCTCGGTACGACGGAGAGGATTTATGCCGCCCGTTTCATGGGTGATCGCGCTTACGTCGTTACCTTTAGGCAGACTGACCCGATCTATGTGATTGACCTAAGCAAACCGGAAGATCCTAAAATCTTAGCCGCCCTGAAGATTCCAGGTTTCTCTAGCTATATTCACCCTTATGATGAGAATGGTAATAAGATTATCGGTTTAGGTCGTGAGACTGAAGAAGATGCTAGCGGTAATGTCAAAATAAAGGGCGTAAAATTATCACTGTTCGATTTTACTGATTTAACTAAGCCCAAGGAAAGTAGTAGTTATATCATCGGCAACCAGTTCAGTGATTCCATCGCTTTATCTGATCATAAAGCCTTCCTATTTTCTAAATCCAAGAATTTATTATCGATTCCGATTTCCCTCAGAGAAGAACTGGCCGGAGCGCCGTCTAAGCTGAATTTCAGTGGCGCCTTGGTTTTCAATATAAATAATGATAAGTTCGAATTGAAAGGCCGGATTGACCATTCTGACGGCGGCCAGTATAATCAATCTGATTACTGGGGAGGATTCAATTATTATGATAATTCTGTCAAGCGGGCTTTATATATCAATAATGACTTATATACTTTCTCCAATAAGTTCATTATGGTAAATAGCCTGGTGGCCGCTACTGGAACCGAACCTTTACCTTTAGTGAAGAAGATAGAGTTATCAAGCTCTCCTGGCCCGGCAGTTCCTATGCCCCTATCTACCCCAGCCGCCGGAGGGATAAGTGGCTCGGCGGCCGTTTCTAATTAG
- a CDS encoding phosphoglycerate kinase — protein sequence MAIKSLRKLKNLKNKTVWLRVDFNVPRRGRRISEDYKIIAGLETINFLLERKCKLVVATHWGEPKGKKQPEYSTQVIAKRLQKLLSKPVKFVPALFGPLVDKALRDLAPGNLIFLENLRFDKGELDNNPVFAKRLSRGMDLYVNDAFAVSHRAQASVSAIKKYLPSYAGLLLEKEVTNLNKALKPKHPLVLVLGGSKISTKLPLISRFYKIADQIILGGGLANNFFQFQKIKIGRSICESGVDKEIKQFFKGGKVDKKIILPIDIVVASQTASPRAQILGDIKPKEAILDIGPDSIALFAAYLKQARTIVWNGPMGKFETPGFRQGTLSLARLVAARAKGSAYGLVGGGETVEALKMSKMEDYVDWVSTAGGAMLAYLGGDKMPGLEKII from the coding sequence ATGGCTATTAAATCTTTAAGGAAGTTAAAGAACCTGAAAAATAAGACAGTCTGGCTGCGGGTTGATTTTAATGTGCCGCGTCGTGGCCGTCGGATCAGCGAGGATTATAAGATAATCGCTGGTTTAGAAACTATTAATTTTTTATTAGAAAGGAAATGTAAACTGGTCGTCGCCACCCATTGGGGTGAGCCAAAGGGAAAGAAACAGCCTGAATATTCCACCCAAGTAATCGCTAAACGTTTGCAGAAGCTATTATCTAAGCCGGTAAAATTCGTTCCGGCTCTGTTTGGTCCCTTGGTGGATAAAGCTCTTAGAGATCTAGCTCCGGGCAATTTAATTTTTTTAGAAAATCTGCGTTTTGATAAAGGTGAGCTTGATAATAACCCGGTTTTCGCTAAGCGCCTGAGTCGTGGGATGGATTTATATGTGAATGATGCTTTTGCGGTCTCTCACCGCGCTCAAGCATCGGTTAGTGCGATTAAGAAGTATTTGCCTAGCTACGCTGGTTTGCTTTTAGAGAAGGAAGTCACTAATTTAAATAAGGCTTTAAAGCCAAAGCATCCTTTGGTTTTAGTTCTAGGCGGATCTAAGATAAGCACCAAGCTGCCGCTCATTAGCCGTTTTTATAAGATAGCCGATCAAATTATTTTGGGAGGAGGATTAGCTAATAACTTTTTTCAGTTTCAAAAAATTAAAATCGGCCGGTCTATCTGTGAGAGTGGCGTGGATAAAGAAATCAAGCAATTTTTTAAGGGTGGAAAAGTGGATAAGAAGATAATTCTACCGATAGATATCGTGGTTGCTTCGCAGACAGCTTCGCCGCGAGCCCAGATCTTGGGCGACATCAAGCCTAAGGAGGCGATTTTGGATATTGGCCCTGATAGTATCGCGCTGTTTGCCGCTTATCTCAAACAGGCCCGGACAATCGTCTGGAATGGCCCTATGGGAAAATTCGAGACGCCTGGATTCCGCCAAGGGACTCTAAGTCTAGCTCGTTTGGTCGCCGCTCGAGCTAAGGGCAGCGCCTATGGCTTGGTTGGTGGCGGTGAGACGGTAGAAGCTTTGAAAATGAGCAAGATGGAAGATTATGTTGATTGGGTGTCGACCGCTGGCGGTGCAATGCTGGCTTATCTAGGAGGAGATAAAATGCCCGGTTTAGAAAAAATCATTTAA
- a CDS encoding S1C family serine protease, with protein sequence MFQKKKDLYGWLLLMVILAMGAGAAAGFVSSQYSRSNLPNQEVDLNSFNNPNLIISDAKKVVVNQDLKVLETYNAAQASFVGIFKRLPDNSKSKKLAYYDLDQSLATGFILSSDGWLVLNASQTDLEKLDLSEANLPAFVAVTYDKKEYKLDQLIYEKAEPWIFVHLQAASNLPVRKLLDTRSLQMGQSLLLISPKGAVMPTFLVDKVWPNLVRSSDQSAERLVLADALSNDFKKAFVFNLGGDLVALSDDNKELILAGNLDLGWQRLMKDKASRAPYLGLYYLDLDRIKLSANSINYGALVYPNEKGLIFDPESPAAKSGLKSGDIILRLEGQELRGGFGLSEALAEHKAGDVITLSYRRDGQDQDVDIKLGERK encoded by the coding sequence ATGTTTCAAAAAAAGAAAGATTTGTATGGGTGGTTATTGTTAATGGTAATTTTAGCGATGGGGGCAGGCGCAGCAGCCGGTTTTGTGTCATCGCAGTATAGCCGTTCTAATCTGCCCAATCAGGAAGTAGATTTAAACTCCTTCAACAATCCTAATTTGATTATCAGTGATGCCAAGAAGGTCGTCGTTAATCAAGACCTAAAAGTGTTGGAGACATATAATGCCGCCCAGGCTAGCTTCGTCGGAATTTTTAAGCGCTTGCCCGACAATAGCAAGAGCAAGAAGCTGGCTTATTATGATTTAGACCAAAGCTTGGCTACCGGCTTTATCCTCTCTAGCGATGGTTGGCTGGTTCTTAATGCTTCGCAAACTGATTTGGAGAAATTAGATTTAAGTGAGGCTAATTTGCCGGCTTTCGTAGCGGTGACTTATGATAAGAAGGAATATAAGTTAGACCAGCTTATCTATGAAAAAGCCGAGCCCTGGATCTTTGTCCATTTGCAAGCAGCCAGTAATTTGCCGGTACGGAAGCTGTTGGATACTCGGTCTCTCCAAATGGGGCAGAGTCTGTTGCTAATCAGTCCCAAGGGGGCGGTTATGCCTACATTCTTGGTTGATAAGGTTTGGCCTAATCTGGTCAGGAGCAGCGATCAGAGTGCCGAGCGCCTAGTCTTAGCTGATGCTCTGAGTAATGATTTTAAAAAAGCTTTTGTTTTCAATTTGGGGGGAGACTTAGTCGCTCTGAGCGATGATAATAAAGAATTGATCTTGGCGGGTAATTTGGATCTTGGTTGGCAGCGCTTGATGAAAGATAAGGCTAGCCGAGCTCCTTATCTAGGCTTGTATTATTTGGATTTAGATCGGATCAAGCTTAGCGCTAATTCTATAAATTATGGCGCCTTAGTATATCCGAACGAGAAGGGCTTAATATTCGATCCGGAATCTCCGGCAGCTAAATCCGGCTTGAAGAGCGGTGATATCATTCTCCGCCTTGAAGGCCAAGAATTGCGCGGCGGTTTCGGCCTTAGTGAAGCTCTAGCTGAGCACAAGGCAGGCGACGTGATTACTTTGAGTTATAGACGGGACGGACAAGATCAGGATGTTGATATTAAATTGGGTGAAAGAAAATAA